Proteins found in one Amycolatopsis umgeniensis genomic segment:
- a CDS encoding Lrp/AsnC family transcriptional regulator, giving the protein MADQLIDETDREILELLREDARRTLGDIGARVTLSTAAVKRRIDRMQENGVIVGYTVQIDHAKLGWGIEAFTELRFTGTTKVGEIVRTTTRMPEAQAVFTIAGDPDALVWLRVRDMGHLQQTIDEIRRHHQVTGTKTLMVLDSWTRGQQWPQTDDA; this is encoded by the coding sequence ATGGCGGACCAGCTCATCGACGAGACCGATCGCGAAATCCTCGAACTGCTCCGGGAAGACGCCCGGCGCACCCTCGGCGACATCGGTGCCCGCGTGACGCTGTCCACCGCGGCCGTCAAACGCCGCATCGACCGCATGCAGGAGAACGGCGTCATCGTCGGCTACACCGTCCAGATCGACCACGCCAAACTCGGCTGGGGCATCGAGGCGTTCACCGAACTGCGGTTCACCGGGACCACCAAGGTCGGCGAGATCGTCCGGACGACCACGCGGATGCCGGAAGCCCAGGCGGTGTTCACCATCGCGGGCGACCCCGACGCGCTCGTCTGGCTGCGGGTGCGGGACATGGGCCACCTGCAGCAGACCATCGACGAGATCAGGCGGCACCACCAGGTGACGGGGACGAAGACGCTGATGGTGCTGGACTCGTGGACCCGCGGGCAGCAGTGGCCCCAGACGGACGACGCCTGA
- a CDS encoding YafY family protein, protein MTAPRERMLRLLSLLQSGRQWPAAELATAMEVPSRTLRRDIDHLRGLGYPVESTRGPGGNYRLVAGAALPPLMLEHDEAIATVLGLRLAAAGGTGIDLTAESADRAAAKLRRVLPAALRRRTDATLAAVEFGSGEQPRVTPDVLNVLAAAIAARRCLEFAYTGKEGPSSRTVEPMRLVQLGMRWYLYAWDLDRRDWRSFRLDRITAPTTTEVAFVPRELPVEDVAGHLQERFHSPKSLRITLTLEVGASEAAARLHRIDGSFEALGERGCRYVAYVDSFEWLAVVLTLTDVEFTVEEPEEFGEYLARTGRRLLRGSGSRGR, encoded by the coding sequence GTGACGGCACCACGAGAACGGATGCTGCGACTGCTGTCGCTCCTGCAATCCGGCCGCCAGTGGCCGGCCGCCGAACTCGCGACGGCCATGGAAGTCCCGTCCCGCACCCTTCGCCGCGACATCGACCACCTCCGCGGCCTGGGTTACCCCGTGGAGAGCACCCGAGGGCCGGGAGGCAACTACCGGCTCGTCGCGGGCGCCGCGCTGCCGCCGCTCATGCTGGAACACGACGAGGCGATCGCCACCGTGCTCGGGCTGCGGCTCGCCGCCGCGGGCGGGACCGGTATCGACCTCACCGCCGAATCGGCGGACCGCGCCGCCGCGAAACTCCGGCGTGTCCTCCCGGCGGCCCTGCGTCGGCGGACCGACGCGACGCTCGCCGCCGTCGAGTTCGGGAGCGGTGAACAGCCGCGAGTGACACCTGACGTCCTGAACGTCCTCGCCGCGGCCATCGCGGCCCGCCGGTGCCTGGAGTTCGCGTACACGGGAAAGGAGGGCCCGTCGTCCCGGACGGTCGAGCCGATGCGTCTCGTCCAACTCGGCATGCGGTGGTACCTCTACGCCTGGGACCTCGACAGGAGGGATTGGCGGAGCTTCCGTCTTGACCGGATCACCGCGCCGACGACGACCGAAGTGGCGTTCGTACCCCGCGAACTCCCCGTCGAAGACGTCGCGGGGCATCTCCAAGAACGCTTCCACAGCCCGAAATCGCTCCGGATCACGCTGACGCTGGAGGTCGGCGCGAGCGAGGCCGCGGCCCGCCTGCACCGGATCGACGGGAGTTTCGAAGCCCTCGGGGAGCGCGGTTGCCGGTACGTCGCGTACGTCGATTCCTTCGAGTGGCTGGCGGTCGTCCTGACCCTCACCGACGTCGAGTTCACGGTGGAGGAACCGGAGGAGTTCGGGGAGTACCTCGCGCGGACAGGGCGACGTCTGCTCCGGGGGAGTGGGTCACGTGGGCGGTGA
- a CDS encoding excinuclease ABC subunit UvrA, with protein MSKVRAERGRWITVEGARTHNLRDVSVRVPKHRLTVFTGVSGSGKSSLAFDTIAAEAERLVTGTYPTFVRNRLPQHPPADVDRIDGLIFTTIVDQRRFTGNARSTVGTASDIASLLRLLFSRVGEPGAGFSPAYSFNDPSGMCPRCEGLGVVDDIDLDRLLDRSRSLRDGAVRFPTFAPGTYRWKRLVHSGLVDPDVPLRRLPAARVETLLHAEGLPLDNPGPDYPKHGVFDGIVPRLRDSYLRKTPSRLTAEEQEGLAGVVTRGVCPACAGTRLSEAARDSLIDGRSIADWSAMPVGDLRDVVAAVRAPSVAPLRQAIRERLDALVSVGLGYLSLSRESRTLSGGEAQRVKIVRHLSSALSDVCYVFDEPSTGLHPHDVHRLVELLAELRDAHNTILVVEHHPAVISAADHVIDLGPAGGADGGRVQFEGSPRELTATDTETGRVLRAPLRLKKRTRTAQGTVTISGARSHNLRDITVDVPLGVLTVVSGVAGSGKSTLIAGELPRRHPGFVVVDQAPLHGGIRSTPATVLGVAEPIRDAFGKATGKHPSWFSANGRGACPVCKGKGVIITDLAFLDDVQTGCDACGGTRFSQDALAARLEDRTIADVLAMNPAEAAALFGERSPIARRLRWLDRVGLGYLTIGQSLDTLSGGERQRLLLARHLADAVPADDLRLILDEPTAGLHGSDVDRLLTLCDELVDDGATLVLIEHDQRVIAHADHVIDIGPGAGSEGGTVVFEGTPSALAKDAASLTGRYLRKH; from the coding sequence ATGTCGAAAGTACGAGCCGAACGCGGCCGCTGGATCACGGTGGAGGGAGCCCGGACGCACAACCTCCGCGACGTGTCGGTGCGAGTGCCGAAACACCGGCTGACGGTGTTCACCGGCGTCTCGGGGTCGGGAAAGTCTTCGCTGGCGTTCGACACGATCGCGGCCGAAGCCGAACGGCTGGTCACCGGGACCTATCCCACCTTCGTCCGGAACCGCCTCCCCCAGCATCCGCCCGCCGACGTCGACCGGATCGACGGGCTGATCTTCACCACGATCGTGGATCAACGGCGGTTCACCGGGAACGCGCGGTCCACGGTCGGCACGGCGAGCGACATCGCCTCGCTGCTGCGCCTGCTGTTCTCCCGCGTCGGGGAACCGGGCGCCGGGTTCTCGCCCGCCTATTCGTTCAACGATCCCAGCGGGATGTGCCCGCGCTGCGAAGGGCTCGGCGTCGTCGACGACATCGATCTCGACAGACTGCTCGACCGCTCGCGAAGTCTGCGTGACGGCGCCGTGCGGTTCCCGACGTTCGCCCCCGGGACCTACCGGTGGAAACGGCTCGTCCATTCCGGACTCGTCGACCCTGATGTCCCGTTGAGACGGTTACCGGCGGCGAGGGTCGAAACCCTGCTGCACGCCGAAGGGCTCCCCCTCGACAACCCCGGCCCCGACTACCCCAAGCACGGCGTCTTCGACGGTATCGTCCCGCGGCTGCGGGATTCGTACCTGCGCAAGACCCCGTCGCGCCTCACCGCCGAGGAACAGGAAGGGCTCGCCGGAGTCGTCACTCGCGGCGTCTGCCCGGCCTGCGCGGGGACCCGGCTCTCCGAAGCGGCGCGCGACAGCCTGATCGACGGACGGTCCATCGCGGACTGGTCGGCGATGCCGGTCGGCGACCTGCGCGACGTCGTCGCGGCCGTGCGCGCTCCGTCGGTGGCGCCGCTGCGGCAGGCGATCCGGGAACGCCTCGACGCGCTGGTTTCCGTCGGGCTCGGCTATCTCAGCCTGTCACGGGAATCGAGGACGCTGTCCGGTGGCGAAGCGCAACGCGTCAAGATCGTCCGCCATCTCAGCAGCGCGCTCAGCGACGTCTGCTACGTGTTCGACGAGCCCAGCACCGGGCTTCATCCCCACGACGTGCATCGGCTCGTCGAACTGCTGGCCGAACTCCGCGACGCGCACAACACGATCCTCGTCGTCGAACACCATCCGGCGGTCATCTCGGCCGCCGACCACGTCATCGACCTCGGTCCCGCGGGCGGCGCCGACGGCGGTCGTGTCCAGTTCGAAGGCAGCCCTCGCGAACTCACCGCGACCGACACCGAAACCGGCCGGGTCCTCCGCGCCCCGCTCCGCTTGAAGAAGCGGACCCGCACGGCCCAGGGAACCGTGACGATCTCCGGTGCCCGCAGCCACAACCTGCGTGACATCACCGTCGACGTGCCGCTCGGCGTCCTGACGGTCGTCTCGGGGGTCGCCGGCTCCGGCAAGAGCACGCTGATCGCGGGCGAACTCCCCCGGCGGCATCCCGGTTTCGTGGTCGTCGACCAGGCCCCGTTGCACGGCGGCATCCGGTCCACCCCCGCCACGGTGCTCGGTGTCGCCGAACCGATCCGCGACGCTTTCGGCAAGGCCACCGGGAAGCATCCGTCGTGGTTCAGCGCCAACGGCCGTGGGGCCTGCCCCGTCTGCAAGGGGAAGGGCGTCATCATCACCGACCTGGCCTTCCTCGACGACGTCCAGACCGGCTGCGACGCGTGCGGCGGCACCCGGTTCAGCCAGGACGCGCTCGCCGCGCGCCTGGAAGACCGGACCATCGCCGACGTCCTGGCGATGAACCCCGCGGAGGCCGCCGCCCTGTTCGGCGAGCGGTCCCCCATCGCGCGACGGTTGCGCTGGCTGGACCGGGTCGGACTCGGCTACCTGACCATCGGACAGAGTCTCGACACCCTGTCCGGCGGCGAGCGGCAACGGCTCCTCCTCGCCCGCCACCTCGCCGACGCGGTTCCCGCGGACGACCTGCGCCTGATCCTCGACGAACCCACCGCCGGGTTGCACGGCAGCGACGTCGACAGGTTGCTCACCCTGTGTGACGAGCTCGTCGATGACGGCGCGACACTGGTCCTGATCGAACACGACCAGCGGGTGATCGCGCACGCCGACCACGTCATCGACATCGGGCCCGGCGCGGGTTCCGAGGGTGGGACGGTCGTGTTCGAGGGCACGCCGTCGGCCTTGGCCAAGGACGCCGCGTCGCTCACGGGCCGTTATCTGCGGAAACACTGA
- a CDS encoding GOLPH3/VPS74 family protein has protein sequence MSQSLPQRMYLLGYDSEKSRLDPASVLVRGTLLRAAAVAELIIDGLLTDRDGKAERTAAAELTSRDPFLAGVLEDAPREKPRRWFTVVDREWHKAEDTVRDQLAASGVIFVEKRRAMGIFTVRDITLLDQQRTRELRERVRNVVLSGQDPATVAIEDAVLAMLSAEGDVYTVFAPKEKRAHKSAVKALAAHVDTVLPELRKAAQYSIAARRAAVNG, from the coding sequence ATGAGCCAGTCACTGCCTCAGCGGATGTACCTGCTCGGCTACGACAGCGAAAAGAGCAGGCTCGACCCCGCCAGCGTCCTGGTCCGGGGCACGCTCCTGCGCGCGGCCGCGGTGGCCGAGCTGATCATCGACGGCCTCCTCACCGACCGGGACGGCAAGGCCGAGCGCACCGCCGCGGCCGAGCTCACCTCGCGAGACCCGTTCCTCGCGGGGGTGTTGGAGGACGCTCCCCGCGAGAAGCCGCGCCGCTGGTTCACCGTCGTCGACCGCGAGTGGCACAAGGCGGAGGACACCGTCCGCGACCAGCTCGCCGCCTCCGGCGTGATCTTCGTCGAGAAGCGCCGGGCGATGGGCATCTTCACGGTTCGCGACATCACCTTGTTGGATCAGCAGCGGACGCGAGAACTTCGCGAACGGGTCCGGAACGTGGTGCTGAGCGGCCAGGACCCCGCCACCGTCGCGATCGAAGACGCTGTCCTGGCCATGCTGTCCGCCGAGGGCGACGTCTACACGGTCTTCGCCCCCAAGGAGAAACGCGCGCACAAGAGCGCGGTCAAGGCGCTCGCCGCGCACGTCGACACCGTCCTCCCCGAGCTGAGGAAGGCCGCGCAATACTCGATCGCGGCACGCCGGGCGGCCGTCAACGGCTAG
- the yidC gene encoding membrane protein insertase YidC: MFDVFLYPVSAILWFWHKVFGAVSSPDSGVAWVLAIAFLVFTLRLLLVKPALGALRAGRRTQALAPRMREIKEKYGKDRRRMAQEIQKLHADNGSSPLGGCLPALIQLPVFLSLYWVLRDFTPGAQSNHVFDRAGVESFLNADLFGAKLGNWLSQPAAELAAFGTDHVHMIAVGVPLMLIASLATFFSMRSGLARQTAAAPEAGGIVKLMMYLAPLGMLVSGSFFPVPIGVLLYFLATNVWTLGQQHFLTKVVDREEASR, translated from the coding sequence ATGTTCGATGTCTTCCTGTACCCCGTTTCCGCCATTCTCTGGTTCTGGCACAAGGTTTTCGGCGCCGTTTCGAGTCCCGACTCGGGGGTGGCCTGGGTGCTGGCCATCGCGTTCCTCGTTTTCACCCTGCGCCTGCTGCTGGTCAAACCCGCTCTCGGCGCGCTGCGCGCGGGCCGCCGCACGCAGGCACTCGCCCCGCGGATGCGGGAGATCAAGGAGAAATACGGCAAGGATCGCCGGCGGATGGCGCAGGAGATCCAAAAACTGCACGCCGACAACGGATCAAGCCCGCTGGGAGGCTGCCTCCCGGCGCTGATCCAGCTGCCGGTGTTCCTGTCGCTCTACTGGGTACTGCGCGATTTCACCCCGGGCGCCCAGTCGAACCACGTCTTCGATCGCGCCGGGGTCGAGTCCTTTTTGAACGCCGATCTGTTCGGCGCGAAGCTCGGCAACTGGCTTTCGCAACCGGCGGCGGAGCTGGCCGCGTTCGGCACGGACCACGTCCACATGATCGCGGTCGGCGTGCCTTTGATGCTGATCGCGAGCCTGGCCACGTTCTTCTCGATGCGCTCGGGTCTCGCCCGGCAGACCGCGGCGGCCCCGGAGGCCGGGGGGATCGTCAAGCTGATGATGTACCTGGCCCCGCTCGGAATGCTGGTCTCGGGTTCGTTCTTCCCGGTGCCGATCGGTGTCCTGCTGTACTTCCTGGCCACCAACGTGTGGACGCTGGGGCAGCAGCATTTCCTCACCAAGGTCGTCGACAGGGAAGAGGCTAGCCGTTGA
- a CDS encoding DUF6412 domain-containing protein yields MERTYFGVRLKLMLALFLPELFVVLPVVGGVNPLSLATALTASVAVANPLGLAAALSASLAVILLALAAHFRLEPSVAAMRVRAISLRERAQLFLSLRDPDARGRVRPRAPSPGIVAA; encoded by the coding sequence GTGGAGCGAACCTACTTCGGCGTGCGGCTCAAGCTGATGCTTGCGCTGTTCCTCCCGGAGTTGTTCGTCGTGCTCCCGGTCGTCGGCGGGGTCAACCCGCTGAGCCTGGCCACCGCGCTGACGGCGTCGGTGGCTGTCGCCAATCCGCTCGGGCTCGCCGCCGCCCTGAGCGCGTCCCTCGCCGTCATCCTGCTCGCGCTCGCCGCGCATTTCCGCTTGGAACCGTCGGTCGCCGCGATGCGGGTGCGTGCCATCAGCCTGCGCGAACGCGCGCAGCTGTTCTTGAGCCTGCGCGATCCCGACGCGCGCGGCCGCGTCCGGCCACGAGCTCCGTCACCGGGCATCGTGGCTGCCTGA